In one window of Flavobacterium ginsengisoli DNA:
- a CDS encoding AAA family ATPase: MVETVRNSSKLNSTDKLNAKPFLLSDKTVNLPSHFEILFTKYGKRYRYGFELDNERIHEEWLYILNEKSKKETLYFIRNIDGIGVADVFEEAKMFIENTKENSLFISLLDQLNIEIGKQIMGSFSYIFIQSGVEHEKSITMTSLMHQTDTYQETVEKLINSLNLGFRSFHLETGSNETFKKRIKTIHNIFDDNGKIVGEREFKLVEHESSGTNKVFDISGHIAFALSLGLHLFIDELDAKLHPILTQEIIKLFNNPETNPNDAQLVFTTHDTNLLGAKLFRRDQIWFTEKDNCEATDLYSLLEFKDEDGNTIRKDRSFEKDYIMGRYGGIPYISNFQEI, from the coding sequence ATGGTTGAAACAGTTAGAAACTCCTCAAAATTAAATTCAACGGATAAATTAAATGCGAAACCTTTTTTACTCAGTGATAAAACAGTTAATTTACCAAGTCATTTTGAAATTTTATTCACTAAATACGGAAAAAGATATAGGTATGGTTTCGAGCTTGATAATGAAAGAATTCATGAAGAATGGCTATATATATTAAATGAGAAGTCAAAAAAAGAAACTCTATATTTTATTAGAAATATTGATGGAATCGGGGTCGCTGATGTTTTCGAGGAGGCAAAAATGTTTATTGAAAATACAAAAGAGAATAGCTTGTTTATATCTTTGTTAGATCAGTTAAATATTGAAATAGGTAAGCAAATAATGGGATCTTTCTCTTATATTTTTATACAATCTGGTGTAGAGCATGAAAAGTCTATTACTATGACCTCTTTGATGCATCAGACTGACACTTATCAAGAAACAGTGGAAAAACTAATAAATAGTTTAAATTTAGGTTTTCGATCTTTTCATCTTGAAACGGGCTCTAATGAAACTTTTAAAAAACGAATTAAGACTATTCATAATATTTTTGATGATAATGGAAAAATAGTTGGGGAACGTGAATTTAAATTAGTTGAACATGAATCTTCTGGAACTAATAAGGTATTTGATATTTCGGGTCATATTGCTTTTGCACTTTCGCTTGGATTGCATTTGTTTATTGATGAATTAGATGCAAAATTGCACCCCATTTTAACTCAAGAAATTATTAAATTATTCAATAATCCAGAAACAAATCCTAATGATGCTCAACTAGTTTTTACTACTCATGATACCAATTTGCTTGGTGCAAAACTTTTTAGAAGAGATCAAATTTGGTTTACGGAAAAAGATAATTGTGAAGCTACTGATTTGTATTCTTTATTGGAATTTAAAGATGAAGATGGAAATACAATAAGAAAAGATAGAAGCTTTGAAAAAGATTATATAATGGGGCGTTACGGCGGTATTCCTTATATTTCAAACTTTCAAGAGATATAA
- the thrC gene encoding threonine synthase, with protein sequence MKYYSLNHNAPKVSFQEAVIQGLATDKGLYFPESITPLDPSFFEKIESLSHEEIAFEAIKQFVGDEIPAEKLKEIIAETLVFDFPVVKVEDGIYSLELFHGPTMAFKDVGARFMSRCLGYFNKDKKDAKNTVLVATSGDTGGAVASGFLGVDGVDVVILYPSGKVSDIQEKQLTTLGQNIKALEVDGVFDDCQDMVKKAFLDETLAHKNLTSANSINIARWLPQMFYFFFAYKALKSQNKPLVFSCPSGNFGNICAGIMAKKLGLPIEHFVASTNVNDTVPRFLENGKYDPKPSQATISNAMDVGNPSNFIRIQELYNNDLKAFEKDFSSYSYTDEETLEALKKIYNTDGYIAEPHGAVGYLGLKKELEKHPNAIGIFLETAHPIKFLDVVEPALGITLPLPAQIESVINEEKVSVKIGTYEELKAFLG encoded by the coding sequence ATGAAATACTACAGTTTAAACCATAATGCCCCAAAAGTTTCTTTTCAAGAAGCTGTTATACAAGGATTAGCAACTGACAAAGGATTATATTTCCCAGAAAGCATTACACCGCTTGATCCTTCTTTTTTTGAAAAAATTGAAAGTTTAAGCCACGAAGAAATTGCTTTTGAAGCGATTAAACAATTTGTTGGCGACGAAATCCCTGCAGAAAAGCTAAAAGAAATCATTGCCGAAACTTTAGTTTTTGATTTTCCTGTTGTGAAAGTCGAAGACGGAATCTATTCGTTAGAATTATTTCACGGGCCAACAATGGCTTTTAAAGACGTTGGAGCGCGTTTTATGTCACGTTGTTTGGGCTATTTCAATAAAGACAAAAAAGACGCTAAAAACACGGTTTTAGTAGCTACTTCTGGAGATACAGGCGGAGCCGTTGCAAGCGGATTTCTAGGCGTTGACGGCGTTGATGTTGTCATTTTATATCCGTCTGGAAAAGTGAGCGATATTCAGGAAAAACAATTGACTACTTTGGGGCAAAACATTAAAGCGCTTGAAGTTGACGGTGTTTTTGACGATTGTCAGGATATGGTGAAAAAAGCGTTTTTAGATGAAACTTTGGCGCATAAAAACCTGACCTCAGCAAACTCGATTAATATTGCGCGCTGGTTACCGCAAATGTTTTATTTCTTCTTTGCTTACAAAGCGTTGAAAAGCCAAAACAAACCTTTAGTTTTCTCTTGCCCAAGCGGAAACTTCGGAAATATCTGCGCTGGAATTATGGCAAAGAAATTAGGTTTGCCAATTGAACATTTTGTTGCGTCTACAAACGTAAACGATACCGTGCCAAGATTCTTAGAAAACGGAAAATACGACCCGAAACCTTCTCAAGCAACAATCTCTAACGCCATGGACGTTGGAAACCCAAGTAACTTTATTAGAATTCAGGAACTGTACAATAACGACTTAAAAGCTTTCGAAAAAGACTTTTCTTCTTATAGTTATACTGACGAAGAAACGCTTGAAGCTTTAAAGAAAATCTACAACACAGACGGTTATATCGCAGAACCTCACGGTGCTGTTGGGTATTTAGGTTTGAAAAAAGAACTTGAAAAACACCCTAATGCAATTGGTATTTTCTTAGAAACGGCGCATCCTATTAAATTTTTAGATGTTGTTGAACCTGCTTTAGGAATTACGCTTCCTCTTCCTGCTCAAATTGAGAGTGTTATTAATGAGGAAAAAGTTAGTGTGAAGATTGGGACTTATGAGGAGTTGAAGGCTTTTTTGGGGTAA
- the gcvT gene encoding glycine cleavage system aminomethyltransferase GcvT, whose translation MKNTALTHIHEGLGAKMLPFAGYNMPITYEGVNAEHETVRNGVGVFDVSHMGEFLLTGPNALALIQKVTSNDASTLTIGRAQYSCLPNNEGGIVDDLIIYKMKEEEYLLVVNASNIEKDWNWISSHNDLGVDMKNLSDEYSLLAIQGPKAVEAMQSLTSVDLSAITYYHFEVADFAGFSDVIISATGYTGSGGFEIYCKNADAEAIWNKVFEAGASFGIKPIGLAARDTLRLEMGFCLYGNDINDTTSPLEAGLGWITKFTKDFTNSEALKKQKEAGVARKLVAFEMQERAVPRHDYEIVDGSGAVIGIVTSGTMSPSMNKGIGLGYVTTANSAVDSDIFIRIRKNDVPAKVVKLPFYKK comes from the coding sequence ATGAAAAATACTGCGCTTACGCACATACACGAAGGTTTAGGAGCAAAAATGCTTCCTTTTGCTGGTTATAATATGCCTATTACTTATGAAGGGGTTAATGCTGAACACGAAACAGTTCGTAACGGCGTGGGAGTTTTTGACGTTTCGCACATGGGTGAATTTTTGTTAACGGGTCCAAATGCTTTGGCTCTGATTCAAAAAGTGACTTCAAATGATGCTTCTACTTTGACAATTGGAAGAGCGCAATATTCTTGTCTTCCAAATAACGAAGGCGGAATTGTTGACGATTTGATTATTTATAAAATGAAAGAAGAAGAGTATTTACTAGTTGTAAATGCTTCGAATATTGAAAAAGACTGGAACTGGATTTCATCTCACAATGATTTAGGAGTTGACATGAAGAATCTTTCTGATGAATATTCTTTACTAGCGATTCAAGGACCAAAAGCAGTTGAAGCTATGCAGTCTTTGACTTCTGTTGATTTGTCAGCGATTACATATTATCATTTTGAAGTAGCTGATTTTGCTGGATTTAGTGACGTAATTATTTCTGCTACTGGTTATACTGGTTCTGGCGGATTTGAAATCTACTGCAAAAATGCAGATGCTGAAGCAATCTGGAATAAAGTTTTTGAAGCAGGAGCTTCTTTTGGCATTAAGCCGATTGGTCTTGCTGCGCGCGATACTTTACGTTTAGAAATGGGATTCTGCCTTTACGGAAATGATATCAACGACACTACTTCTCCTCTTGAAGCTGGTTTAGGATGGATTACAAAATTTACTAAAGATTTTACGAATTCTGAAGCGCTTAAAAAACAAAAAGAAGCTGGTGTTGCAAGAAAATTAGTTGCTTTTGAAATGCAGGAGCGCGCGGTACCAAGACACGATTATGAAATTGTTGATGGTTCTGGAGCGGTAATCGGAATTGTAACTTCTGGAACAATGTCTCCTTCTATGAATAAAGGAATTGGTTTAGGTTACGTTACAACTGCTAATAGCGCAGTTGACAGCGATATTTTTATTAGAATTAGAAAAAATGATGTTCCTGCTAAAGTGGTAAAATTGCCATTCTACAAGAAATAA
- a CDS encoding HutD family protein translates to MNIQLFSKKNTKPSIWSGGLTYEYMIYPKTAIYAHRDFAFRISSATIEEVPSEFTKFKGYHRYLVMLDNILEVEVNKEKKEYGKYEIMEFNSNDEVTSFTKGSDFNWMVSEKISYHKLEIANNNQNYNAEVAIVFSLDTTVITINEKPYHLEPYDLLVIENQKKENISFHFSNECLFGMLDF, encoded by the coding sequence ATGAACATACAGCTTTTCTCTAAAAAAAACACGAAACCCTCTATTTGGAGTGGCGGATTGACATATGAATATATGATCTATCCAAAAACCGCAATTTATGCCCATAGAGATTTCGCATTTAGAATAAGCAGTGCTACAATTGAAGAAGTACCTTCAGAGTTTACCAAATTTAAAGGCTATCACCGATACTTAGTTATGCTTGATAACATCTTAGAGGTTGAGGTAAACAAAGAAAAAAAGGAATATGGGAAGTATGAAATCATGGAATTTAATTCGAATGATGAGGTAACTTCTTTCACCAAAGGCTCTGATTTTAATTGGATGGTTTCTGAAAAAATATCCTATCATAAACTGGAAATAGCCAATAATAATCAGAATTATAATGCTGAAGTAGCGATTGTATTTTCTTTAGATACAACCGTTATTACAATCAATGAGAAGCCGTACCATTTAGAACCTTATGATTTATTGGTTATTGAAAATCAAAAAAAGGAAAATATAAGCTTTCATTTTTCTAATGAATGCCTTTTTGGGATGTTGGATTTTTAA
- a CDS encoding HipA family kinase, protein MKNFDLRTVNVMRYITPLREGGSLPALAEADDDFKYVLKFRGAGHGVKALIAELVGGQIAKALKLQLPELVFANLDEAFGRTEGDEEIQDLLQGSQGLNLALHFLSGAITFDPVVTTVDAKLASQIVWLDAYITNVDRTFRNTNMLIWHKELWLIDHGACLYFHHSWSNWEQHAKSPFALIKDHVLLPQASMLKEVDTEFKAILTPEILEEIVNTIPLDWLQWEDADETPEGLRNVYLQFLKTRIENSEIFVNQAQNAR, encoded by the coding sequence ATGAAAAACTTCGATCTTAGAACAGTAAACGTCATGCGTTATATCACGCCACTGCGCGAAGGCGGTTCTTTACCCGCATTAGCAGAAGCTGATGACGATTTTAAATACGTATTAAAATTTAGAGGAGCCGGACACGGCGTAAAAGCTTTAATAGCCGAATTAGTTGGCGGACAAATCGCAAAAGCTTTAAAATTGCAATTGCCAGAATTAGTATTCGCAAATCTCGACGAAGCTTTCGGAAGAACAGAAGGCGACGAAGAAATCCAAGATTTACTGCAAGGAAGTCAGGGCTTAAACTTAGCACTTCACTTTTTATCTGGCGCAATTACTTTTGATCCAGTTGTAACAACTGTCGATGCTAAATTAGCATCACAAATTGTTTGGCTAGATGCTTATATAACCAATGTCGACCGAACTTTCAGAAACACCAATATGTTGATTTGGCATAAAGAATTATGGCTGATTGATCATGGTGCGTGTTTGTACTTTCATCATTCTTGGAGCAATTGGGAACAACATGCTAAAAGTCCGTTTGCATTAATTAAAGATCACGTTTTACTGCCTCAGGCTTCAATGTTAAAAGAAGTTGATACTGAGTTTAAAGCGATTCTTACACCAGAAATTTTAGAAGAAATTGTCAATACGATTCCGCTAGACTGGTTGCAGTGGGAAGATGCAGACGAAACTCCAGAAGGATTGCGAAATGTTTATTTGCAGTTTTTAAAGACAAGAATAGAGAATTCAGAAATATTTGTAAATCAGGCGCAAAATGCAAGATAA
- a CDS encoding GNAT family N-acetyltransferase — MITKATIEDIPALTILINSAYRGETSKKGWTTEAHLLEGKRTDEQEMTEIFLDPKNTILKFTENDKIIGSVLLVEKAHQLYLGMLTVSPELQNSGIGKKLLAEAENHAKSLGLSSIIMTVISVREELVAWYKRHGYVDTGKREAFPESEIHTTVSAEPLEFIYLEKSI, encoded by the coding sequence ATGATTACAAAAGCAACAATAGAAGACATTCCAGCATTAACTATCTTAATAAACTCAGCATATAGAGGTGAAACTTCTAAAAAAGGCTGGACAACCGAAGCGCATTTACTAGAAGGAAAAAGAACCGACGAACAAGAAATGACCGAAATCTTTCTTGATCCAAAAAATACAATTCTGAAATTTACAGAAAATGACAAAATCATCGGTTCGGTTTTATTGGTTGAAAAAGCTCATCAATTGTATTTAGGAATGCTAACCGTTTCGCCAGAACTTCAAAACAGCGGAATCGGGAAAAAGCTTTTGGCTGAAGCCGAAAATCATGCAAAATCTCTAGGATTGTCAAGTATTATTATGACAGTAATTTCAGTTCGTGAAGAGCTTGTCGCGTGGTATAAACGTCATGGTTATGTAGATACAGGAAAACGTGAAGCTTTCCCTGAGAGTGAAATTCATACGACAGTTTCTGCTGAACCTTTGGAGTTTATTTATTTGGAGAAAAGTATTTAA
- a CDS encoding DUF3037 domain-containing protein, which translates to MQDNHLYEYAVIRVVPRVEREEFLNIGIILFCKKARFIKVLFHLNKEKIQALSADFDIEQLECNLTSLEKIAKGAKDGGPIAEFEIPERFRWLTAIRSSAIQTSRPHPGFSQDLEKTIQRLFEELVL; encoded by the coding sequence ATGCAAGATAATCACTTATACGAATATGCTGTGATTCGTGTTGTGCCAAGGGTAGAGCGCGAAGAATTCCTGAATATCGGAATCATTTTGTTTTGCAAAAAAGCTAGATTTATAAAGGTTCTTTTTCATTTAAATAAAGAAAAAATACAAGCCCTTTCTGCCGATTTCGACATCGAACAGTTAGAATGTAATTTAACTTCATTAGAAAAAATCGCCAAAGGAGCCAAAGACGGCGGTCCAATCGCCGAATTTGAAATTCCAGAACGTTTTAGATGGTTAACAGCCATTAGAAGTTCAGCAATTCAAACCTCGAGACCTCATCCAGGTTTTAGCCAGGATTTGGAGAAAACGATTCAGAGATTGTTTGAGGAGTTGGTGCTTTAA
- the thrA gene encoding bifunctional aspartate kinase/homoserine dehydrogenase I yields the protein MKVLKFGGTSVANAQNIKLVLDIVNQKAKQDQLVVVVSALSKVTDLLQLAAAKAAANDESFREVVAEIEKKHLDTLKELIPVSEQSSLLSHVKRIINHLETLLDGCFLLGELSPRTADTILSFGELLSSFIIAQAYQQISKDAVYKESRELIKTDNNFGKAAVNFEVSNKLIQEYFGSNESKINIMPGFIAQTLDGITSTLGRGGSDYTAAIIAGAINAEQLEIWTDVNGMFTANPKIVKQAQPIATISYQEAMELSHFGAKVLYPPTIQPVLRKNIPILIKNTFEPEAEGTLISNQVSSKDTVVKGISHIDHISLLTLEGPGMIGVAGSSRRLFEVLSQEKINVIFITQASSEHSICIGILNSDADNAEAAINSAFEIEISQNKIDPCYVEKDLCIIALVGENMKNHQGLSGRMFSTLGKNNVNIRAIAQGASERNISTVINERDVKKALNTLHENFFEENTKQLNLFVMGVGNVGEKFIEQIHNQRKFLKDNLKINVRVIALSNSRKMIFDEDGISLKNWDAALSEGEPASIEEFIKKAKELNLRNSIFVDITANATVSEAYEKFLKESIAVVTCNKIACSSAYDNYKKLKSLSRQYNAPFLFETNVGAGLPIIDTVKNLIASGDKVHKIQAVLSGSLNFIFNNFDENNSFHDVVKEAGVQGFTEPDPKIDLSGIDVARKILILIRESGYEMDIDAIANESFLPAECLATTNNEDFFASLIKHVAHFEDIYKEALAKDSRLKYVAQFENGKASVGLQFIPKDHPFYNLEGKDNIVLFYTDRYVDQPLLIKGAGAGAAVTASGIFADVIRIGNI from the coding sequence ATGAAAGTATTAAAATTTGGCGGAACTTCGGTTGCCAATGCTCAAAATATAAAACTCGTTCTCGACATTGTAAACCAAAAAGCAAAACAGGATCAACTCGTTGTAGTAGTTTCTGCTCTTAGTAAAGTAACTGATTTACTGCAATTGGCGGCGGCAAAAGCAGCGGCAAACGATGAAAGCTTTAGAGAAGTTGTTGCTGAAATCGAGAAAAAGCACCTTGACACACTAAAAGAACTGATTCCGGTAAGCGAACAAAGTAGTCTTTTAAGCCATGTAAAAAGAATCATCAATCATTTAGAAACTTTACTAGACGGATGTTTCTTACTTGGCGAATTATCTCCTAGAACTGCCGATACTATTTTAAGTTTCGGTGAATTGCTTTCTTCATTTATCATCGCTCAAGCTTATCAGCAAATCAGCAAAGATGCAGTTTATAAAGAAAGCCGAGAATTAATTAAAACAGATAATAACTTCGGAAAAGCAGCCGTTAACTTCGAAGTTTCAAATAAATTGATTCAGGAATATTTTGGTTCGAATGAATCGAAAATCAATATCATGCCTGGATTTATTGCGCAGACTCTTGACGGAATCACTTCGACTTTAGGTCGCGGTGGATCTGATTATACTGCAGCCATTATCGCTGGAGCAATCAATGCGGAACAATTGGAAATCTGGACTGACGTAAACGGAATGTTTACTGCAAACCCGAAAATTGTAAAACAAGCACAGCCAATTGCCACTATCTCTTATCAAGAAGCAATGGAATTGTCGCACTTTGGTGCAAAAGTGTTGTATCCGCCAACAATTCAGCCAGTTTTAAGAAAAAACATTCCAATTTTAATCAAAAATACTTTTGAGCCAGAAGCTGAGGGAACTTTAATTTCCAATCAAGTTTCATCAAAAGATACTGTTGTAAAAGGAATTAGCCATATCGATCATATTTCGCTTTTAACTCTTGAAGGTCCGGGAATGATTGGAGTTGCAGGTTCTTCAAGAAGATTATTCGAAGTATTGTCTCAAGAAAAAATCAACGTAATTTTTATTACTCAGGCTTCTTCTGAGCATTCAATTTGTATCGGAATCTTGAATTCGGATGCTGATAATGCCGAAGCTGCAATTAACAGCGCTTTTGAAATCGAAATTTCGCAGAACAAAATCGATCCTTGTTATGTAGAAAAAGACCTTTGCATTATTGCTTTGGTAGGCGAAAACATGAAAAATCACCAAGGTTTAAGCGGTAGAATGTTCAGCACTTTAGGAAAAAACAACGTAAACATTCGTGCGATTGCGCAAGGTGCTTCTGAAAGAAATATCTCGACTGTAATTAACGAAAGAGACGTTAAAAAAGCATTGAATACTTTGCACGAGAATTTCTTCGAAGAAAACACAAAACAGCTGAACCTATTTGTAATGGGAGTTGGAAATGTGGGAGAAAAATTCATCGAGCAGATTCACAACCAAAGAAAGTTCTTAAAAGATAATTTAAAGATCAACGTTCGCGTAATTGCTTTGTCTAACTCAAGAAAAATGATTTTTGATGAAGACGGAATTTCTTTAAAAAATTGGGATGCCGCTTTAAGCGAAGGCGAACCAGCAAGCATTGAAGAATTCATTAAAAAAGCAAAAGAACTGAATTTACGTAACAGTATTTTCGTAGACATCACTGCAAACGCAACGGTTTCAGAAGCGTACGAGAAATTCTTAAAAGAAAGTATTGCGGTTGTAACTTGTAATAAAATTGCTTGTTCTTCTGCTTACGACAACTATAAAAAACTAAAAAGCTTATCTCGCCAATACAATGCTCCTTTCTTGTTTGAAACGAATGTTGGCGCGGGATTGCCAATTATCGATACAGTAAAAAATCTGATTGCATCTGGCGATAAAGTGCACAAAATACAAGCGGTTTTATCTGGAAGTTTGAACTTTATTTTCAACAATTTTGACGAAAACAATTCTTTCCACGATGTGGTAAAAGAAGCTGGAGTTCAAGGATTCACAGAACCAGATCCAAAAATTGACTTAAGCGGAATCGACGTAGCGCGTAAAATCCTAATTTTAATTCGCGAAAGTGGTTATGAAATGGATATTGACGCCATCGCAAACGAATCGTTCCTGCCAGCAGAATGTTTAGCAACAACAAACAACGAAGATTTCTTCGCATCGTTAATCAAACACGTCGCTCATTTTGAAGATATTTATAAAGAAGCTTTAGCCAAAGATTCAAGATTGAAATACGTAGCGCAATTCGAAAATGGAAAAGCAAGCGTAGGTCTACAATTCATTCCAAAAGATCATCCTTTCTACAATTTAGAAGGAAAAGACAATATCGTGCTTTTCTACACAGATCGTTACGTAGATCAGCCTTTATTGATCAAAGGAGCTGGAGCTGGAGCAGCAGTAACAGCATCAGGAATTTTTGCAGACGTTATTCGTATAGGAAATATTTAA
- a CDS encoding Crp/Fnr family transcriptional regulator — protein sequence MYNLLRKNIERKIPLTDEEWDIIVSKAEIIKLKKNQFLQIQNSNSSYEGFILKGSFKTYIVNENGTETVIFFSFENEWICDLESFYHQKPTTYNIKAIEDSEVVVINKMQKAYLFAVIPKLIKFHVLMIERANVAIQQRLLDVLHKTSKQRYLDFKERYPQKVTSINNKNLSSYLGVSHEFLSKIKRRC from the coding sequence ATGTACAACCTACTAAGAAAAAACATTGAAAGGAAAATTCCGCTCACAGATGAAGAATGGGACATAATTGTTTCGAAAGCAGAGATTATCAAACTCAAAAAGAATCAATTTCTGCAAATCCAGAATTCAAACAGCAGTTACGAAGGATTTATTTTAAAAGGATCGTTCAAAACCTACATTGTAAATGAAAATGGAACAGAAACCGTAATTTTCTTCTCGTTCGAAAACGAATGGATTTGCGATCTGGAAAGTTTTTACCATCAAAAGCCGACCACGTACAACATTAAAGCCATTGAAGACAGCGAAGTAGTGGTCATTAATAAAATGCAAAAAGCGTATTTGTTTGCCGTTATCCCAAAACTCATTAAGTTTCATGTTCTCATGATTGAACGTGCCAATGTTGCCATTCAGCAAAGACTTCTGGATGTTCTTCATAAAACCTCAAAACAACGTTATTTGGATTTTAAAGAACGTTATCCACAAAAAGTAACTTCGATAAACAACAAGAATTTGTCTTCGTATTTGGGTGTTTCGCATGAGTTTTTATCGAAGATAAAAAGGAGATGCTAA
- a CDS encoding RloB family protein, with the protein MVCEGEKTEPNYFKSFKSNVKSFVYTIDTQGEGSNTKDLVKRTIKARENSSQKYDRVWTVFDRDSFSPDNFNGAIQLANSQDIKVGWSNEAFELWYLLHFQYRNTSMSREDYRKAIEDEINARIAKESKSKKPKKFEYKKNSTEMYNILEKYGNQTQAIKWAEKLIATHTCENYAIHNPCTLIHLLVKELIGESEELIKEIKDRDA; encoded by the coding sequence ATAGTTTGTGAAGGAGAAAAGACTGAGCCGAATTATTTTAAATCATTCAAATCAAATGTAAAGTCATTTGTTTATACAATAGATACACAAGGTGAAGGATCAAATACAAAAGATTTAGTCAAAAGAACTATTAAGGCAAGAGAAAACTCAAGTCAAAAATATGATAGAGTTTGGACTGTTTTTGATCGAGATAGTTTTAGTCCGGATAATTTTAACGGAGCAATTCAATTAGCAAATAGTCAAGATATTAAAGTAGGATGGTCTAATGAAGCTTTCGAGCTTTGGTATTTATTGCATTTTCAATATAGAAATACTTCAATGTCAAGAGAAGATTATAGAAAAGCGATTGAAGATGAGATAAATGCTAGAATCGCAAAAGAATCAAAAAGCAAGAAGCCAAAAAAGTTTGAGTACAAAAAGAATAGTACAGAAATGTATAATATTTTGGAAAAATATGGTAATCAAACTCAAGCGATAAAATGGGCTGAAAAGTTGATAGCAACACATACCTGTGAAAATTATGCTATTCATAATCCTTGCACTTTAATTCATCTTTTAGTTAAGGAATTAATAGGGGAATCGGAAGAATTAATAAAAGAAATTAAAGATAGAGATGCTTAA
- a CDS encoding helix-turn-helix domain-containing protein — MSTATKPKHIGRNISRIRELKDMKQDALALALGISQQMVSNIENSETVDEQRLIEIAKALGVSVEAIKNFSEEAVFNIIGNTFQDHSAIASGDYNSNCTFNPLDKVVELYERLVQAEKDKVEYLEKLLNGK, encoded by the coding sequence ATGAGTACAGCAACAAAACCAAAACATATCGGCAGAAATATAAGCCGTATCAGAGAGCTTAAAGATATGAAGCAGGATGCACTAGCATTGGCTTTAGGAATAAGTCAGCAGATGGTTTCGAATATTGAAAACAGCGAAACGGTTGACGAGCAAAGATTAATTGAGATTGCAAAAGCCCTTGGAGTTTCTGTTGAAGCAATTAAAAACTTTTCGGAAGAAGCTGTTTTTAATATTATTGGAAATACTTTTCAAGATCATAGTGCAATTGCTTCAGGTGATTACAATTCTAACTGTACTTTTAATCCTTTAGATAAAGTGGTTGAACTTTACGAACGTTTGGTGCAAGCTGAAAAAGATAAAGTTGAGTATTTGGAGAAATTATTGAATGGGAAATAA